In the genome of Variovorax sp. PAMC26660, the window CGATCGCTCAGCTATCGCTTGGGCGCGCAGGAATGCGCCTTCATCACCATCGGCTCCATGACGGCCGACTCGCGCAACGGCAACGACCACCAGGCACCGGAACTGGTGCGCGACCAGCGCGACGGCGCCTGGACCCTGTGGCGCAACATGGCGCGCAAGGCCCCCTGCTTCGGCCGGCCAGAGGCCTTCTGCGGCAACGTCGACGAGAGCAAGTGGGAGTCGTTCACGCTCACCATGCGCAGCCCGCTGCTGATCCAGCGCATCCAGGCCTTCTCGGGCAATGCGCCCGGCACCGGCGGGCTCATGACCTTCAAGGATTCAAGCTGGCTGATGTCGATCGTGGTGCCGCATGCGCCGCATTTCGAGGACCAGCCCGATGGCGTCTTCACGTTGTGGGGCTACGGCCTGCTGCTCGACACCCAGGGCAACTGCATCGAGAAGACGATGTCCCAGGCCAGCGGCCAGGACATATTGACGGAGCTCATGCACCACCTGGGCTTCGAGGACATCCTCGACGAAGTGCGGCGAACCACGACCGTGGTGCCGGTGATGATGCCCTACATCACCAGCGAGTTCGAATGCAGAAGCGCGTCGGACCGCCCGCCCGTCATACCGGCCGGCGCGAAGAACTTCGCCCTGCTGGGACAGTACGTGGAGATCCCCGAAGACGTGGTCTTCACGGTCGAGTACTCGGTGCGCGGCGCGATGCACGGTGTCTACGGACTCATGGGCCTGGACACCGAAGTGCCGCCCATCTACCACGGGATTGCCGACCCCAAGGTCGCGCTGGCCAGCCTGCGCACATTGCTGAGCTGACACGCCATGTGCATGAACCTCCTGAAAAAACTCGCCACCGCGCGGCTTCCCTGCACCGAGGGCGATTCCGCGGTGATCGACAGGTTGCGCGTGCTCGACGCAGCCGGCCACATCAAGGTGCTGATTCCGCCAGTCCATGCGGACTTCGATCACTGCCTGCGCCAGCCCCCGGCCATCGTGCTCGAGATCACGCCCTGTGGTCGCAACGCCCTGAGTACGAAGGCGGCAGAAGAACAGGCGCCATTGCCCGCCATGCCCCGGCCTGCGCGGACCTCCCGATCGAAGGCTGCGGGCATGGTGCTGGACCTCAGGCACCTGGTGGCCTGGTTCAGCGGCACCAAACGTGACCGGGGCCTGCCCAGGCTCGTTGCACACATCACCGGAGACCCTTCATGTTCAAACGCATCCTCGTTGCCACCGACGGTTCCACGCTCTCGAAGAAGGCCGTGACGAACGCGATCGCCCTTGCAGCCCAGACCGACGCCGACCTCGTGGCGCTTCATGTGATTCCGCGCTATCCCAAGAGCTATTTCGAGGGCGCCGTGACGTTTTCAGCCGAAGACATCGGTCGCATCGAGAAGCAATGGGCCGACAAGGCCCAGGCGATGCTCGACACCGTGAGCGCGCGTGCCAAGCAAAGTGGCGTGCGAGTCCGAACGGCGACGGCCAACTCCGATCTGGTGGCGGAATCGATCATTGCCGCGGCGAAGAAATACAAGAGCGACCTGATCGTGATGGCATCGCACGGCCGCAAGGGCATCAAGCGCCTGCTGCTGGGCAGCGAGACGCAGCATGTGCTGGCGAATTCGGCGTTGCCTGTGCTCGTTATTCGGTGAGCAACCGGGAGGATGCCGCCGGCTTTTTGTACGCCGTCACCCCAGAGGGCTCACTGACGCCAACGAAGGATCGAAATCGGCCTCGACACGGCCAATGTCGGGAACCCGTTGATATCGCAGCACGCGGTAGCCAGCTTCCGTCAGCATCGCATCGCGTTCAGCATCCCGCTGCGACGTGCCTGTCCGGTTCTTCTTGTCGCCAAGCTCGATCACAGCCACGACCTTGAATGCCCGATCGCACACGACGAAGTCGGCGATCTTGCGGCTGAACGTGCTGCGTGCTGCACGTGTGCGGGCCGTGAGCAACGCGCCGAAGCTGACCTGCGGCAGCACCACCAGATCAGGCAGCGTTTGCACGAGCCGGTTGTACATGGCTTGCTCGCGTGTCGTGAGCGGCGATCGCGCCTTGGGCCTGTCGACAAAGCCACCGCTGCTGTTTTGTGCGGATCTTTTCCTGGCGACCACTGCGAACACAAGCAGTCCGGCAACCAGCAAAAAGACCATGAATAGAAACGTATTCATCTCTGCTCCTTCTTCTGCGCAGAGTCTCGCACGAGTGCGAAGGCGCCCTCTTTTTGCATCGCGCCATGCCTGTTGGCGCGATGAATTCAGCGCTCAACGCGCAGGCAAATTCGCGGCGAGCGAATCAACCCGACTCACCACTTGCCGTCCTTGGGCACGGCCTTGGGCGCATTGGCTCTTGCAGCGGCCGCTGCAGTGATCATTGCCGCGGCATCCGAGCGGTTCGCCTTGTTCGCGAAGTCGACGGCGGTCATGCCGAGCTGGTTCTTCATCGTGGTGTCCGCACCTTCGTCCAGCAGCAGCTTCACGGCATCGCCCGAACCGTACATCGCGGCCATCATCAGCGGCGTGGTGCCGTTGGGCGATTGCGCGTCAATGAAGGCGTAGTTTTCGAGCAGCACCTTCATGATGGCCAACTGGCCGCTGGTGGCCGCGTAATGCAGCGGCGTCCAGCCCGTCTTGTTGACCGCGGCATCGCGCTTGAGCAGTTGGGCAACCAGATCCTGCTGGCCTTTGATGGCGGCCAGCATCAGCGGGGTTTCGTCCTTGGCATTGGCCAGGTCCACATCGGTCTGCGGCGATTCCAGCAACGCCTGGATGGCCTTGGGCGACGGCTCGCGCAGCGCGATGAGCAAGCCGGTCTGGCCGTGTTCGTCACGCGTATTCGGATCGAAGCCGCGCTTGAGCAGGCTGCGGACACCGCTGCCGTTGTCGCCGCGCACGGCACGGAAGAAGTCCTCGAAAGAACCCGCATGCGCTGCAAAAGATGCAGCCATGACAACAAGATAAATCGACTTCTTGAAGTAGTTCTTCATGATTTGACGTCCCTGAACAAAGTTTCGAAGTTGTCGCTCGTTGCCTTCGCGATGTCCTCTACGGGGACTTTTCGCAACTCGGCAATCTGTCGCGCCACGAAGGGCACGTACGACGGGTTGTTGGTCTTGCCCCGGTACGGCACAGGTGCCAGGTAGGGGCTGTCCGTTTCGATCAGCATGCGGTCGAGTGGCACGAAAGCGGCCACGTCGCGCAGGTCCTGAGCCTTCTTGAAGGTCAGGATGCCGGAAAACGAGATGTAGAAACCCAGGTCGAGCGCCGCACGTGCGACCTCGGCGGTTTCGGTGAAGCAATGGAACACGCCGCCTGCTGCCTTGCCTGCGCCCTCCTCGCCCTCCTCCTTGAGGATCGCCAGCGTGTCGGCCGACGCCTCGCGCGTGTGAATCACGAGCGGCTTGCGGGTCTGCTGCGCTGCGCGGATGTGAACGCGGAAGCGGTCGCGCTGCCACTCCATGTCGGCGACGCTGCGACCACCCTTGCGCTCTTCCATCTGGTAGTAGTCGAGGCCGGTTTCGCCGATGGCGACCACGCGGGGCCGGGCCGACAGCCGCACCAGGTCTTCGACGCTGGGCTCGGCGATGTCTTCGTTGTCGGGGTGCACGCCCACGCTGGCCCAGAAGTTGTCGTAGCTGGCAGCCAGCGCCTGCACGTCATCGAATTCTTCGAGCTTGGTGCAGATGCAAAGCGCCCGGGCGACCTGCGCGGCGGCCATGGCGGCGCGAATCTGCGGCATCTGGTCCGCGAACTCGGGAAAGGTCAGGTGGCAATGAGAGTCTGTGAACATCGGAAATGGTGTGGTGCGCGGCGCGCACGCCAGTGGGAGGCCGCGCCGTGTACGGAGTTCCGCGTCACGAGGACGGCAGGGAACTCAAATGGTCTGGGTCGGGCGGTCGGAGGCCATGGAGCCACCCAGCGCAGTCTCGATGCGCGCCTTGAGCTGGCGCGACTTTTCGTCGGATGGAAAACGGATGCCCACGCCGGGCGCCCGGTTGCCTGCGGCACGTGCCGGCGTGATCCAGGCGACCTTGCCGGCCACCGGGTAGCGCTGCGGGTCTTCAGGCAGCGTCAGCAGCACGTACACGTCGTCGCCCAGGCGGTACTCGCGCGAGGTCGGGATGAAGATGCCGCCCTCGGCAAACAGCGGGATGTAAGCCGCGTACAGCGCGCCCTTCTCCTTGATGGCGAGCTGGATGACGCTCGGCCGGGCGGGTGTGATGGCTGCAGGTGCAGCAGCGGGGGCGGCAGGTTGGTTCATGACGGGCGACGAGCGGCTGAGTTTAGGGTGCTTCGCGCTTCGCTCACAAGCGCTTCGAGCATGAGGCCCGCATTGAACGGGTGTTCCGCGGTCCTCGCGGCATTCGCGAGCGACTTCGACCAGCGCGCCAGCGCAAGCCGCGACGGCGCGGCAGGCAGATCGGCGGCATCGAAAAATCGGGGGTCGGCACCGTTGCCGACGGCCATCAGGTCGTGGCAGAGCTTTTGCAACGCGCCAACGGCCTGAGCCGGCGCGTGATCGGCCAGGGCACCTACGTCGCCGCGCGTCATGGCCTTCGGCAGCAAGGACCAGGCCTTGGGCGATTGGCCGGAGCGCGCCAGCCGCAGCGCATCGCTGGGGCGGCCGCCGGCGGCGCGCAGCAATGCGGTTGCGTCCGCCGCAGGCACGTCCTGCGCCACGAGCCAGGCTTCGGCCTCGGCGGT includes:
- a CDS encoding universal stress protein; amino-acid sequence: MFKRILVATDGSTLSKKAVTNAIALAAQTDADLVALHVIPRYPKSYFEGAVTFSAEDIGRIEKQWADKAQAMLDTVSARAKQSGVRVRTATANSDLVAESIIAAAKKYKSDLIVMASHGRKGIKRLLLGSETQHVLANSALPVLVIR
- a CDS encoding oleate hydratase gives rise to the protein MNHTTPPFQQACIVGSGIGALSAAVLLIRDAGMPGDSIRIIEESPLPGGALDGGGNALQGYVTRGGRMFTDETYTCLWNVLESIPSPGTPNRTVRDEIRAFNALWHSDAHARLIDRNHRVLDASDLGFNFQDRLELMRLLATPERALGTQRIEECFSTHFLDTHFWAMWRTTFAFQNWHSAVELKRYMLRFLQELPRIHTLGGVRRTEFNQYDTIVRPMVKWLLERGVRFDYGMRVVDVDFTSGADGLRLDTLHCVQEGRSLSYRLGAQECAFITIGSMTADSRNGNDHQAPELVRDQRDGAWTLWRNMARKAPCFGRPEAFCGNVDESKWESFTLTMRSPLLIQRIQAFSGNAPGTGGLMTFKDSSWLMSIVVPHAPHFEDQPDGVFTLWGYGLLLDTQGNCIEKTMSQASGQDILTELMHHLGFEDILDEVRRTTTVVPVMMPYITSEFECRSASDRPPVIPAGAKNFALLGQYVEIPEDVVFTVEYSVRGAMHGVYGLMGLDTEVPPIYHGIADPKVALASLRTLLS
- a CDS encoding PilZ domain-containing protein — its product is MNQPAAPAAAPAAITPARPSVIQLAIKEKGALYAAYIPLFAEGGIFIPTSREYRLGDDVYVLLTLPEDPQRYPVAGKVAWITPARAAGNRAPGVGIRFPSDEKSRQLKARIETALGGSMASDRPTQTI
- a CDS encoding DUF2726 domain-containing protein, translated to MNTFLFMVFLLVAGLLVFAVVARKRSAQNSSGGFVDRPKARSPLTTREQAMYNRLVQTLPDLVVLPQVSFGALLTARTRAARSTFSRKIADFVVCDRAFKVVAVIELGDKKNRTGTSQRDAERDAMLTEAGYRVLRYQRVPDIGRVEADFDPSLASVSPLG
- a CDS encoding TatD family hydrolase, translated to MFTDSHCHLTFPEFADQMPQIRAAMAAAQVARALCICTKLEEFDDVQALAASYDNFWASVGVHPDNEDIAEPSVEDLVRLSARPRVVAIGETGLDYYQMEERKGGRSVADMEWQRDRFRVHIRAAQQTRKPLVIHTREASADTLAILKEEGEEGAGKAAGGVFHCFTETAEVARAALDLGFYISFSGILTFKKAQDLRDVAAFVPLDRMLIETDSPYLAPVPYRGKTNNPSYVPFVARQIAELRKVPVEDIAKATSDNFETLFRDVKS
- a CDS encoding ankyrin repeat domain-containing protein, whose protein sequence is MKNYFKKSIYLVVMAASFAAHAGSFEDFFRAVRGDNGSGVRSLLKRGFDPNTRDEHGQTGLLIALREPSPKAIQALLESPQTDVDLANAKDETPLMLAAIKGQQDLVAQLLKRDAAVNKTGWTPLHYAATSGQLAIMKVLLENYAFIDAQSPNGTTPLMMAAMYGSGDAVKLLLDEGADTTMKNQLGMTAVDFANKANRSDAAAMITAAAAARANAPKAVPKDGKW